CAAACACGGCCTCCCCGGCCAGGGCCTTGTCAAAGGCCCGCCCCAGCCCGGAATCCTTGAGCGATCCGTTTTTGATGTCCTCGCCCACCTCGGAGCCATTGGCCACGGAAAACAACACCCGACCGTAGTCGTCCACCACCAGGGCGTCCTCGTAGCCCAGGATATCCACAAAAGGCTTGAAGGAGGCGATGACGAAGTTGCGGGTGTCCAGATAGGCCGGGTCGGTCACGTCGGCCCGCACCCCGGGCTTGACCCCCATGAAGGCGTCACGGCCCATGGCCACGGCGTGGTAGATTTCCTTGACCCCGGCGTAGATGCGCACGTCGGCCAGCCATTTCCCGGCCATGGCCTCCACGGCCGCCTTTTTGGCGTCGCGCACGGCCTCCACCCGGCCGAAGGCCAACGCCGACAGGCTTTGTGCCGCCCGGTTCACGGCGAAAAGCCCCATGACCGTCACCGGAACGATACCGACTAAGAGACAAAAGGCGATCATCTTTGTTTTCAGAGACATGCGATACTCCCTTGAGGCGAAAAGGCATGACGCGGGAAAAGGGCGTCCAGGAGGAAGCACGTTCCTACCAGCCCCCCGGGGGGCTCTTGTGAAGAAGTGATGACGATTGTGCGACAGGGGGAAGAATGGCCCACACGGGCGCGCAGGATGAAAAAAAGTCCGTCGCGACGCCCGGGGAGCCGTCTCCGGGCGTCGCGGCAAAACGCTTACAGGGGTCCGAAGTTCTCTTCGTAGCGGGCCAAAAATTCCTGCCTGGTGTAGGCGTGTTCCTGGGTGCCGTGGTGCTCCACGGCGTAGACCGCGCTCACCGAGCCAAGCCGCCCCGCCTTTTCCAGGGGCAGCCCGGCGGCAAGGCCCATGAGCAGCCCGGCCCGGAAGGCGTCGCCCGCGCCGGTGGGATCCTTGACCGCCGTGGCCCTGGCCGGGGGAATGGCCAGTTCCGTGCCGCCCTGGCGGATGGCCGAGCCCTTTTCGCCCAGAGTGGTGATCAGCGTGCCCACCCGGGACAGGATGTCGGCCAGGGTCAGGCCGGTGGCGTTAACGATCAGCTCCAGCTCATAGTCGTTGGAAATGAGAAAGGTGGCCCCGGTGAGCATTTCCGTGAGCGCCTCACCGGAAAAAGCCGTGATGTTCTGCCCGGGATCGAGCACGAACCGGATGCCGCGGGCCTTGTAGCGCCGGGGATAGTCCTGCATGTCGTCCAGGTTGCCCGGGGCCACGATGGCCAGCGCGTCCGCCGCGCCCAGGCCGTCCACATCGTAGCCGCAGGGGAACTTCATCGCTCCGGGGTTGAATCCCGTGATCTGGTTGTCGGACTGATCCGTGGTGATGTAGGCCCCGGCCGTGAATTCCTCGTCGACCTGGCGGACGCCCTCGAAGGTCATCCCGCATTTTTCCAGCCACTGGCGGTATCCGGCGAAGTCCTTCCCGGCCGTGGCCAGGATGACCGGCTCCTGCCCCAGAAGCTTCAGGGAATAGGCGATGTTCCCGGCCGTGCCGCCGAATTTTTCGGTCAGCCCGTTGACCAGGAAGCAGACGTTTATGATGTGGATCTTGTCGGGCAGGATGTGGTCGGAAAACTTGCCGGGGAAGGTCATGATCCGGTCGTAGGCCAGGGAACCGGAAACGAGAATGCGCATGCAGCGGGCTCCTTTCACGTAAGAAGGATTCAGGATGGCGGTTGGGTCTCGGATTCGATCCACCGCAAAAAATCGGGATTGCCGCGCAAAATGGGCAACACCACCACACAGGGCACGTCATAGGAATGCAGGGCCGCCACGCGGCTGGTCAGGGCGTCGGCCAGGCTCATGCGGGTCTTGGCCACAAGCACCACCTCGGCGGCCTCTTCGATCTTCCCCTGCCACCAATACATGGAAACCATGCCCGGCAGGATGTTCACGCAGGCGGCCAGACGTTCGGCCACCACTGTCCGGCCGATCATCCGGGCCTGCTCCAGGCTTTCGCAGGTGATGTAGGCCAGGGCGGCGGACATGGCGGCCTCCTTGTTTTTTTCAGGCGGCATCCTATCCTGGCGCGCCGAACAAGGCAACACGGGCTGCAGCCGGAGGCATTGCAACGCAACCTAGCCGGTACGCCTGGGAGCGGTTCCGACGCCCTCTTTCCCTTGACAGACGCCGCCATTGCCCCCAAAGCTTCCCCGAACGTCCGGACCGCCTCCCTTCCGGGATGCGGCCATTGCGGCGCACCCGGCGGCCACGGCCGACCCAACCCTGCAACCCTCTCACAGTGCGACCATCCGCCATGAACCGTCAAAGCCTGCTCATGAACATGTTCCAGGCCATGCTGGACACCCT
Above is a genomic segment from Desulfolutivibrio sulfodismutans DSM 3696 containing:
- a CDS encoding carbohydrate kinase family protein; protein product: MRILVSGSLAYDRIMTFPGKFSDHILPDKIHIINVCFLVNGLTEKFGGTAGNIAYSLKLLGQEPVILATAGKDFAGYRQWLEKCGMTFEGVRQVDEEFTAGAYITTDQSDNQITGFNPGAMKFPCGYDVDGLGAADALAIVAPGNLDDMQDYPRRYKARGIRFVLDPGQNITAFSGEALTEMLTGATFLISNDYELELIVNATGLTLADILSRVGTLITTLGEKGSAIRQGGTELAIPPARATAVKDPTGAGDAFRAGLLMGLAAGLPLEKAGRLGSVSAVYAVEHHGTQEHAYTRQEFLARYEENFGPL
- the cutA gene encoding divalent-cation tolerance protein CutA, which encodes MSAALAYITCESLEQARMIGRTVVAERLAACVNILPGMVSMYWWQGKIEEAAEVVLVAKTRMSLADALTSRVAALHSYDVPCVVVLPILRGNPDFLRWIESETQPPS